One Mycolicibacterium fortuitum subsp. fortuitum genomic window carries:
- the thiC gene encoding phosphomethylpyrimidine synthase ThiC, whose translation MSSSVLDPSVTTGPITGSTKVYREINHEGTSMRVPFRRVNLTNGDHLDLYDTSGPYTDDDAAIDLNAGLPARPGVYDDRGTQLQRARAGEITAEMAYIAEREGVSPELVRDEVAAGRAVIPANHKHPESEPMIIGKAFGVKVNANIGNSAVTSSIAEEVDKMVWATRWGADTIMDLSTGKDIHLTREWILRNSPVPVGTVPIYQALEKVNGDPTKLTWEMYRDTVIEQCEQGVDYMTVHAGVLLRYIPLTVKRVTGIVSRGGSIMAAWCLAHHTESFLYTHFEELCEILARYDVTFSLGDGLRPGSIADANDEAQFAELRTLGELTKIAKSHGVQVMIEGPGHVPMHKIVENVRLEEEWCEEAPFYTLGPLATDIAPAYDHITSAIGAAIIAQAGTAMLCYVTPKEHLGLPDRKDVKDGVIAYRIAAHAADLAKGHPRAQERDDALSKARFEFRWHDQFALSLDPDTAREFHDETLPAEPAKTAHFCSMCGPKFCSMRITQDIRDAYPDGVAPEDIERGMAEKSREFADHGNRVYLPLTT comes from the coding sequence ATGAGTAGTTCCGTTCTCGACCCATCAGTGACGACCGGCCCGATCACGGGAAGCACCAAGGTCTATCGCGAGATCAACCATGAGGGCACGTCGATGCGCGTGCCGTTCCGTCGGGTGAACCTCACCAACGGCGACCATCTGGATCTGTACGACACCTCGGGCCCGTACACCGACGACGATGCGGCGATCGACCTCAACGCAGGCCTGCCGGCCAGGCCCGGGGTATACGACGATCGCGGCACCCAGCTGCAGCGGGCTCGCGCCGGAGAAATCACCGCCGAAATGGCATATATCGCTGAGCGCGAAGGCGTTTCACCCGAATTGGTGCGCGATGAAGTCGCGGCAGGCCGTGCGGTCATCCCGGCGAACCACAAGCACCCGGAGAGCGAGCCGATGATCATCGGCAAGGCATTCGGCGTGAAAGTCAATGCCAACATCGGCAATTCGGCCGTCACCTCCTCGATCGCCGAAGAGGTCGACAAGATGGTGTGGGCCACCCGGTGGGGCGCCGACACCATCATGGACTTGTCTACCGGCAAGGACATCCACCTGACCAGGGAATGGATCCTGCGCAATTCTCCGGTCCCGGTCGGCACCGTTCCGATCTATCAGGCGCTGGAGAAGGTCAACGGCGATCCGACCAAATTGACCTGGGAAATGTACCGCGACACCGTGATCGAGCAGTGTGAGCAGGGCGTCGACTACATGACGGTGCATGCCGGCGTACTGCTGCGCTACATCCCGCTGACGGTCAAGCGGGTCACGGGCATCGTGTCTCGCGGGGGTTCGATCATGGCGGCGTGGTGCCTGGCGCATCACACCGAATCGTTCCTCTACACCCACTTCGAGGAACTCTGCGAGATCCTGGCGCGCTACGACGTGACGTTCTCGCTGGGTGACGGGCTGCGCCCCGGGTCGATCGCCGACGCCAACGACGAAGCTCAGTTCGCCGAACTGCGCACCCTTGGGGAACTCACCAAGATCGCGAAATCCCATGGCGTGCAGGTGATGATCGAAGGCCCGGGCCACGTGCCGATGCACAAGATCGTCGAGAACGTGCGACTGGAAGAAGAATGGTGCGAGGAAGCGCCGTTCTACACGCTCGGCCCGCTGGCCACCGACATCGCCCCGGCCTACGACCACATCACCTCGGCAATCGGCGCCGCCATCATCGCCCAAGCCGGTACCGCGATGCTGTGTTACGTGACGCCCAAGGAACACCTGGGCCTGCCCGACCGCAAGGACGTCAAGGACGGGGTGATCGCCTACAGGATTGCCGCACATGCCGCAGATCTGGCCAAGGGTCACCCCCGGGCCCAGGAACGTGACGACGCGCTCTCCAAAGCACGTTTCGAATTCCGTTGGCACGACCAGTTCGCGCTGTCGCTCGACCCCGACACCGCTCGCGAATTCCACGACGAGACACTGCCCGCCGAACCGGCCAAGACCGCACACTTCTGCTCGATGTGTGGACCCAAGTTCTGCTCGATGCGCATCACGCAGGACATCCGGGATGCCTACCCGGACGGAGTGGCGCCCGAGGACATCGAGCGCGGCATGGCCGAGAAATCCAGGGAGTTCGCCGACCACGGCAACCGCGTCTATCTACCCTTGACCACGTGA